Proteins from a genomic interval of Rosa chinensis cultivar Old Blush chromosome 2, RchiOBHm-V2, whole genome shotgun sequence:
- the LOC112185490 gene encoding mitogen-activated protein kinase kinase kinase 5 isoform X1 — MLATTMRWLPSFASSSSSASSSSPKKKAREDGGWIFRSRRKAAQSRKLLNLGRDNDGGAITKCSSAPGSESALASPQPLPLPESAIRRETRCSRCKSWGHENCFLSPAPSVFSWRDTPKNNVRVRETVSSRRKNQDRNRLQIPEHDFRLDVPVRSAPTSPCASPRFSPRRPSAADLWAPSRNQVWSAPEMTTNDMTQPPPASSDVFSNESSPINSPTARSPLRPPQASSPLHPRLEVHPLPLPPGASLPSPSVPSPQPPLTPKPEPQPIKGQWQKGKLIGRGTFGSVYVATNRETGALCAMKEVELLPDDPKSAECIKQLQQEIKVLSQLKHPNIVQYYGSEIVEDRFFIYLEYVHPGSINKYVHEHCGAMTEAVVRSFTRHIVSGLAYLHSTKTIHRDIKGANLLVDSCGVVKLADFGMAKHLSGHVGNLSLKGSPYWMAPELMQSEMHKDNSSDLALAVDIWSLGCTIIEMFTGKPPWSEYEGAAAMFKVMKDTPPFPETLSPEGKDFLRCCFQRNPAERSTAAMLLEHRFIKNSQLQEVPSTTYNASNGMNFLERPQTPIELERRLDSSLMIPSIGMQLTTGKAAL, encoded by the exons ATGCTAGCCACAACCATGCGTTGGTTGCCTAGCTTTGCTTCCTCATCATCATCTGCTTCGTCTTCGTCGCCAAAAAAGAAGGCCAGGGAGGACGGCGGGTGGATTTTCCGGTCGAGGAGGAAGGCCGCGCAGTCGAGGAAACTGCTCAATTTGGGGAGAGACAATGACGGTGGAGCTATAACCAAATGCTCCAGCGCGCCGGGGTCGGAATCCGCGCTGGCCAGTCCGCAGCCGCTTCCTTTGCCGGAATCGGCCATCCGCCGAGAGACGAGGTGTTCTCGCTGTAAGTCATGGGGACATGAGAACTGCTTCCTCTCCCCGGCTCCCAG TGTGTTTTCTTGGCGAGACACTCCAAAGAATAACGTTCGAGTACGTGAGACAGTGTCGTCTAGGAGGAAGAATCAAGATCGAAATCGTTTACAGATCCCTGAACATGACTTCAGGCTCGATGTTCCTGTTAGAAGTGCACCCACTAGTCCATGCGCAAGTCCTAGATTCAGCCCACGCAGACCAAGTGCTGCTGATTTGTGGGCTCCGTCCAGAAATCAAGTCTGGTCTGCACCGGAGATGACTACTAATGATATGACTCAACCTCCCCCTGCCTCATCAGATGTATTTAGTAATGAAAGTTCCCCTATAAACAGTCCCACGGCTAGAAGTCCCCTTCGACCCCCACAAGCATCATCCCCATTGCATCCCCGGCTAGAAGTCCATCCATTGCCTCTGCCTCCTGGAGCAAGCCTTCCTTCACCTAGTGTACCATCACCACAACCTCCACTCACACCTAAGCCAGAGCCCCAGCCGATTAAAGGGCAATGGCAAAAGGGAAAGCTTATTGGTCGTGGCACCTTTGGCAGTGTTTATGTTGCTACCAATAG AGAAACTGGAGCTTTATGTGCAATGAAGGAAGTTGAACTACTTCCTGATGACCCGAAATCAGCAGAGTGTATAAAGCAGCTACAGCAG GAAATCAAAGTCCTCAGCCAGCTCAAGCATCCTAATATTGTGCAGTACTATGGAAGTGAAATT GTTGAAGATCGGTTTTTTATATATCTGGAGTATGTTCATCCTGGTTCTATTAACAAATATGTTCATGAACACTGTGGAGCCATGACAGAAGCTGTTGTTCGCAGTTTTACTCGCCATATAGTCTCTGGGTTGGCTTACTTGCACAGCACAAAAACAATACACAG GGACATCAAAGGGGCTAATTTGCTTGTGGATTCATGTGGGGTTGTCAAGCTAGCTGACTTTGGAATGGCCAAACAT CTTTCAGGACATGTAGGGAATCTTTCCCTAAAGGGAAGTCCATACTGGATGGCTCCAGAG CTGATGCAATCTGAGATGCATAAAGATAACAGCTCTGATTTGGCTCTTGCTGTTGATATATGGAGTTTGGGTTGTACTATAATTGAAATGTTCACAGGAAAACCTCCATGGAGTGAGTATGAAGGG GCTGCAGCTATGTTTAAAGTTATGAAGGATACTCCACCATTTCCAGAAACATTGTCACCTGAGGGTAAGGACTTCCTTAGGTGCTGCTTCCAAAGAAATCCTGCTGAGAGGTCAACTGCTGCAATGCTATTAGAACATCGATTTATAAAAAACTCCCAGCTGCAGGAAGTCCCATCTACGACCTATAATGCCTCTAATGGGATGAATTTCTTG GAAAGACCCCAGACTCCAATTGAACTTGAAAGAAGACTTGATAGTTCATTGATGATTCCCAGCATTGGCATGCAATTAACTACGGGAAAGGCGGCTCTCTGA
- the LOC112185492 gene encoding mitogen-activated protein kinase kinase kinase 5 isoform X2: MAGGELVAGAALGLPFNILYDVIKEVMNKTTMFKPLLGDLSSTMESLQPLITDIAKHNRDLGRPEEELQSFKKQMENGAELVRKCSKVGLWTSYKKYGYANKLMDLDKSLNRLLAILSVQGIRAGMETLVVVKETLTTVRRIEDNGVGKEETVVVHNLIEFQKGKLIGSGPFGPRYVAGNRVTGALCSMKEVDLSPNGSISAKCLETEIRVLTKLRHPNIVEFYGSQMVGDRFYIYQEYVHPGSLSRYMNERYGAITESIVRNFTRQIMSGLAYMHSEHIAHRSIKGANLLVDSSGIVKLADFGMARLLSGHEGNTSLEGGNPYYWMAPELLKC; the protein is encoded by the exons ATGGCCGGAGGTGAGCTTGTTGCAGGGGCAGCTCTGGGATTACCATTTAATATCCTGTATGATGTGATTAAGGAAGTGATGAACAAGACTACAATGTTTAAACCCCTTCTCGGAGATCTCAGCTCCACCATGGAATCGTTACAACCACTGATCACTGACATAGCCAAGCACAACAGGGACTTGGGACGTCCAGAGGAGGAGCTACAAAGTTTCAAGAAGCAAATGGAGAACGGCGCAGAGCTTGTTCGAAAGTGCTCCAAGGTTGGTTTATGGACCAGCTACAAGAAATATGGATACGCCAACAAGTTAATGGACCTAGACAAATCTCTCAACAGATTGTTGGCTATACTCAGCGTGCAGGGAATAAGGGCCGGGATGGAGACCTTGGTGGTGGTGAAGGAAACACTGACTACGGTGAGGAGAATTGAAGACAATGGTGTTGGTAAAGAAGAGACAGTTGTGGTGCATAATCTGATCGAGTTTCAAAAGGGAAAGCTTATTGGGAGTGGCCCGTTCGGACCTCGCTATGTTGCCGGCAATAG AGTAACTGGAGCTTTATGTTCAATGAAGGAAGTTGACTTATCTCCCAATGGCTCAATTTCCGCAAAATGTTTAGAGACG GAAATTAGAGTGCTCACCAAGCTGAGGCATCCTAACATTGTGGAGTTTTATGGAAGCCAAATG GTTGGTGATCGATTTTATATATATCAGGAGTATGTCCACCCTGGCTCTTTGAGCAGATATATGAATGAACGTTATGGAGCCATAACAGAATCTATTGTTCGTAATTTTACTCGGCAGATAATGTCTGGGTTGGCTTACATGCATAGCGAACACATAGCACACAG GAGCATCAAAGGGGCTAATTTGCTTGTCGATTCAAGTGGAATTGTCAAGCTAGCTGACTTTGGGATGGCACGATTA CTTTCAGGGCATGAAGGGAATACATCTCTAGAGGGGGGAAATCCATACTACTGGATGGCTCCAGAG TTATTGAAATGCTGA
- the LOC112185490 gene encoding mitogen-activated protein kinase kinase kinase 5 isoform X2, translated as MLATTMRWLPSFASSSSSASSSSPKKKAREDGGWIFRSRRKAAQSRKLLNLGRDNDGGAITKCSSAPGSESALASPQPLPLPESAIRRETRCSRCKSWGHENCFLSPAPSVFSWRDTPKNNVRVRETVSSRRKNQDRNRLQIPEHDFRLDVPVRSAPTSPCASPRFSPRRPSAADLWAPSRNQVWSAPEMTTNDMTQPPPASSDVFSNESSPINSPTARSPLRPPQASSPLHPRLEVHPLPLPPGASLPSPSVPSPQPPLTPKPEPQPIKGQWQKGKLIGRGTFGSVYVATNRETGALCAMKEVELLPDDPKSAECIKQLQQEIKVLSQLKHPNIVQYYGSEIVEDRFFIYLEYVHPGSINKYVHEHCGAMTEAVVRSFTRHIVSGLAYLHSTKTIHRDIKGANLLVDSCGVVKLADFGMAKHLSGHVGNLSLKGSPYWMAPELMQSEMHKDNSSDLALAVDIWSLGCTIIEMFTGKPPWSEYEGAAAMFKVMKDTPPFPETLSPEGKDFLRCCFQRNPAERSTAAMLLEHRFIKNSQLQEVPSTTYNASNGMNFLSVLC; from the exons ATGCTAGCCACAACCATGCGTTGGTTGCCTAGCTTTGCTTCCTCATCATCATCTGCTTCGTCTTCGTCGCCAAAAAAGAAGGCCAGGGAGGACGGCGGGTGGATTTTCCGGTCGAGGAGGAAGGCCGCGCAGTCGAGGAAACTGCTCAATTTGGGGAGAGACAATGACGGTGGAGCTATAACCAAATGCTCCAGCGCGCCGGGGTCGGAATCCGCGCTGGCCAGTCCGCAGCCGCTTCCTTTGCCGGAATCGGCCATCCGCCGAGAGACGAGGTGTTCTCGCTGTAAGTCATGGGGACATGAGAACTGCTTCCTCTCCCCGGCTCCCAG TGTGTTTTCTTGGCGAGACACTCCAAAGAATAACGTTCGAGTACGTGAGACAGTGTCGTCTAGGAGGAAGAATCAAGATCGAAATCGTTTACAGATCCCTGAACATGACTTCAGGCTCGATGTTCCTGTTAGAAGTGCACCCACTAGTCCATGCGCAAGTCCTAGATTCAGCCCACGCAGACCAAGTGCTGCTGATTTGTGGGCTCCGTCCAGAAATCAAGTCTGGTCTGCACCGGAGATGACTACTAATGATATGACTCAACCTCCCCCTGCCTCATCAGATGTATTTAGTAATGAAAGTTCCCCTATAAACAGTCCCACGGCTAGAAGTCCCCTTCGACCCCCACAAGCATCATCCCCATTGCATCCCCGGCTAGAAGTCCATCCATTGCCTCTGCCTCCTGGAGCAAGCCTTCCTTCACCTAGTGTACCATCACCACAACCTCCACTCACACCTAAGCCAGAGCCCCAGCCGATTAAAGGGCAATGGCAAAAGGGAAAGCTTATTGGTCGTGGCACCTTTGGCAGTGTTTATGTTGCTACCAATAG AGAAACTGGAGCTTTATGTGCAATGAAGGAAGTTGAACTACTTCCTGATGACCCGAAATCAGCAGAGTGTATAAAGCAGCTACAGCAG GAAATCAAAGTCCTCAGCCAGCTCAAGCATCCTAATATTGTGCAGTACTATGGAAGTGAAATT GTTGAAGATCGGTTTTTTATATATCTGGAGTATGTTCATCCTGGTTCTATTAACAAATATGTTCATGAACACTGTGGAGCCATGACAGAAGCTGTTGTTCGCAGTTTTACTCGCCATATAGTCTCTGGGTTGGCTTACTTGCACAGCACAAAAACAATACACAG GGACATCAAAGGGGCTAATTTGCTTGTGGATTCATGTGGGGTTGTCAAGCTAGCTGACTTTGGAATGGCCAAACAT CTTTCAGGACATGTAGGGAATCTTTCCCTAAAGGGAAGTCCATACTGGATGGCTCCAGAG CTGATGCAATCTGAGATGCATAAAGATAACAGCTCTGATTTGGCTCTTGCTGTTGATATATGGAGTTTGGGTTGTACTATAATTGAAATGTTCACAGGAAAACCTCCATGGAGTGAGTATGAAGGG GCTGCAGCTATGTTTAAAGTTATGAAGGATACTCCACCATTTCCAGAAACATTGTCACCTGAGGGTAAGGACTTCCTTAGGTGCTGCTTCCAAAGAAATCCTGCTGAGAGGTCAACTGCTGCAATGCTATTAGAACATCGATTTATAAAAAACTCCCAGCTGCAGGAAGTCCCATCTACGACCTATAATGCCTCTAATGGGATGAATTTCTTG tCTGTGTTATGTTGA
- the LOC112185492 gene encoding mitogen-activated protein kinase kinase kinase 5 isoform X1, translated as MAGGELVAGAALGLPFNILYDVIKEVMNKTTMFKPLLGDLSSTMESLQPLITDIAKHNRDLGRPEEELQSFKKQMENGAELVRKCSKVGLWTSYKKYGYANKLMDLDKSLNRLLAILSVQGIRAGMETLVVVKETLTTVRRIEDNGVGKEETVVVHNLIEFQKGKLIGSGPFGPRYVAGNRVTGALCSMKEVDLSPNGSISAKCLETEIRVLTKLRHPNIVEFYGSQMVGDRFYIYQEYVHPGSLSRYMNERYGAITESIVRNFTRQIMSGLAYMHSEHIAHRSIKGANLLVDSSGIVKLADFGMARLLSGHEGNTSLEGGNPYYWMAPELIISGRQSLAADIWSLGCTVIEMLTGRAHQNAYESMEALFKTSSGNEDNPELPGTLSLEGKNFVECCLRINPADRPTAAMLLEHPFLTSSSRG; from the exons ATGGCCGGAGGTGAGCTTGTTGCAGGGGCAGCTCTGGGATTACCATTTAATATCCTGTATGATGTGATTAAGGAAGTGATGAACAAGACTACAATGTTTAAACCCCTTCTCGGAGATCTCAGCTCCACCATGGAATCGTTACAACCACTGATCACTGACATAGCCAAGCACAACAGGGACTTGGGACGTCCAGAGGAGGAGCTACAAAGTTTCAAGAAGCAAATGGAGAACGGCGCAGAGCTTGTTCGAAAGTGCTCCAAGGTTGGTTTATGGACCAGCTACAAGAAATATGGATACGCCAACAAGTTAATGGACCTAGACAAATCTCTCAACAGATTGTTGGCTATACTCAGCGTGCAGGGAATAAGGGCCGGGATGGAGACCTTGGTGGTGGTGAAGGAAACACTGACTACGGTGAGGAGAATTGAAGACAATGGTGTTGGTAAAGAAGAGACAGTTGTGGTGCATAATCTGATCGAGTTTCAAAAGGGAAAGCTTATTGGGAGTGGCCCGTTCGGACCTCGCTATGTTGCCGGCAATAG AGTAACTGGAGCTTTATGTTCAATGAAGGAAGTTGACTTATCTCCCAATGGCTCAATTTCCGCAAAATGTTTAGAGACG GAAATTAGAGTGCTCACCAAGCTGAGGCATCCTAACATTGTGGAGTTTTATGGAAGCCAAATG GTTGGTGATCGATTTTATATATATCAGGAGTATGTCCACCCTGGCTCTTTGAGCAGATATATGAATGAACGTTATGGAGCCATAACAGAATCTATTGTTCGTAATTTTACTCGGCAGATAATGTCTGGGTTGGCTTACATGCATAGCGAACACATAGCACACAG GAGCATCAAAGGGGCTAATTTGCTTGTCGATTCAAGTGGAATTGTCAAGCTAGCTGACTTTGGGATGGCACGATTA CTTTCAGGGCATGAAGGGAATACATCTCTAGAGGGGGGAAATCCATACTACTGGATGGCTCCAGAG TTAATTATTTCTGGGAGGCAGAGTCTTGCTGCTGATATTTGGAGTTTGGGTTGCACAGTTATTGAAATGCTGACCGGAAGAGCTCATCAGAACGCATATGAAAGT ATGGAAGCCTTGTTTAAAACTTCTAGTGGGAATGAGGATAATCCAGAGCTTCCGGGAACATTGTCATTGGAGGGCAAGAATTTCGTAGAATGCTGCTTGCGAATAAATCCTGCAGATAGGCCTACTGCTGCCATGTTATTAGAACATCCATTCTTAACAAGTTCATCCAGGGGATGA
- the LOC112185493 gene encoding 50S ribosomal protein L25 produces the protein MVRWWRSAGGGLRSLLSNPPSASHPSLQSQASLYHTIQAIPREFTGNRISAKDRAQGRIPAVVFAQPPPENSPKPTGRYIARKHLLTTERKQIQAILNSIELPYFCSTTFPLQIRAGSGSSVLLESGNVLPVKIHRDEESGKILNLVFVWADEGSELKVDVPVTFKGEDVCPGLKKGGHLNKIRTSLKYLCPAEHIPPKIEVDISNLDIGDRVCLPDVKVHPSLKLLSKNDVMPICKIVATKLETPEPAGV, from the exons ATGGTGAGGTGGTGGCGCTCAGCCGGCGGAGGCCTCCGGTCGCTTCTGTCAAACCCTCCCTCCGCCTCACACCCCTCTCTCCAATCCCAAGCTTCTCTCTACCACACCATCCAAGCCATCCCCAGAGAGTTCACCGGAAACCGAATCTCAGCCAAAGACAGAGCCCAGGGTCGAATCCCCGCCGTCGTCTTCGCTCAGCCTCCACCGGAAAACAGCCCCAAGCCCACCGGCCGGTACATCGCCAGAAAACACTTGCTGACCACCGAGAGGAAGCAGATTCAGGCCATTCTCAACTCCATTGAGCTCCCGTATTTCTGCTCCACCACATTTCCGCTCCAGATCCGAGCCGGGTCCGGGTCGTCGGTTCTGCTCGAATCCGGAAACGTCCTACCTGTCAAG ATTCATAGGGACGAAGAGAGTGGGAAGATACTGAATTTGGTGTTTGTTTGGGCCGATGAGGGCTCCGAGTTGAAGGTGGATGTTCCGGTTACTTTTAAAGGTGAAGATGTTTGCCCAGGTCTCAAAAAAG GCGGCCACCTGAACAAAATTAGAACAAGTCTAAAGTACCTTTGCCCAGCCGAACATATTCCTCCCAAAATTGAGGTGGATATCAGCAATCTAGATATAGGAGATAGGGTGTGCCTTCCAGATGTTAAGGTTCATCCATCCCTGAAGCTTCTGAGCAAGAACGATGTCATGCCTATATGTAAGATAGTTGCAACTAAGTTGGAAACCCCAGAACCGGCAGGAGTTTAA